From Paraglaciecola sp. L1A13:
TTGATTAAAAGATAAATTAAGTCATCAACCAAGTGGGCTATCGTTCCCTTAAGAGACGTTTCGTTGTGAAGGATTAGTCTTAAAGTCACCGATTAACTTATGGGGGTCAACTATTGCGCGCTGCTCCCTTGCGGCTTGCGCCCACCAAACCAACTGTTTGATTGTTCGATCAAAATAGTCGAACCAAGAGTCTTGATCCACCCCGGCTTGGGGAGAGCCGTTTGCGCTGAAAATGTCTTGCGCCTTGGGCACATGTATCATTGCTGAAACTGGCAAACACCCAAGCTCTGATAAATACGTCCGCATTCCAATAGCAGCACGCATACCGCCCCACTGCCCTGCTGAATAGGTGACAATTGCGCTTGGTTTGTAGGAAAACAAAGAGCTGCCAAAGTGATTCAATAGGTTGGCAAGCGCAGGACTCATTGAATGGTTATATTCTGGACTAACCATAATAAATCCATCGGCACTGGATATCTTTTGCGCTAACTTATCGAGTTCATGAGGCGCCTTACTTTTTGGATAGGCGAAGTGTGGTTTAAAGATAGTTTCAAGGGGATAATCCAAAACGTCAACCAACTCTATTTCATGCTTTTCATATCGGCTTGTAAGGCTCGCAAGAATCGCTTCGACTACTCGAACTCCCAAGCGTGCAGGCTTCGGAGGCGTGCTATCACGCGCAGTGCCTAAAAAAACTAAGAATTTCATTTAATGTCTTCTCCTCTGGAAATTTAGCAGAAATTTTCTGTCCTCTTATTGTATTTACATACCAGTAATAGAAAGACATCCAATCTAACAAAGTACCTATTAAAAGCGCAATCAACAAGTACTAAGCGATAAAGGCATCACCATTCAAGAGGCTTTAACGTGTGGAGTTCGAATATATTGGGAATTTGACAAGATTAAGCCATTAAATCTGGCACCTAACTCAAATTGCAGGCTGCATTAAGTTAAGTGACGTGTTGAAAGATACTGAAAATATGCTTTTGTGATTCAGGCTTGTTGCAGTAACCCCCTTGCCTTCGGCATCCCTCGTATACGTTGATGGTCTGTGCGTCGTTTGAATTGTTGTAGCATATGCTCACTGCCTACCGCGGTGGCGAAATGTTATTCGAACTCGGTACTTAGGGTCAGCCATTGTTCGCTGTTGATGTTTAGGCGCTCAAGGATGGGATTACGAACATGGACAATATGGCCTGCTTTATCGTCTCGAGTACATACGTCTGTGCACTCAACGAGTTCGCAGTAATCAATCACGCTTAAGCAATACTTTTGCACGTATGGTCTGTAATTTCCCACAAAGTGTATACGCTTTTTGGGTTACTCACCTTTAGTAAGGGAATGAATTCGGTGTTGAATACTGGTGTATTTTGATGTTTCTGGGGTAGTGCCTATCTTGGCGCGAAAAAACTTTAAGTCTACACAGGTCATGCAGTCCAGTATGGCGCGTTTATCTGATAAAGCCTAAGATTTGAATCTACCTTCTCACTAATTTATAGGGAATAAATTAGAACAGCTTTAGTTAGCCCTCAGGGTGAGCGCCAAGGATGACTGCAAATAAAACCGGCCTGTACATTTATCTTCTTTATTGGCCTCACGGGCAATATGATTATTGAGGTTACGCATTAAGCAACTGATTTCATATAAACGTTAGCGGTAAATCGTCACCGTCTTTTCTAGGTTAATGTCTTCTTTTTTACTAAATATCCCCTCTTTGCTATTTTTGACTCAATAGCGTGCCTTGGTATAGCTTATTTTTACGACTTTTTAGACATGGGTGTCCAGGTAAACTATCGCTTAATTGGATATTTAACACCTTACGATGGGCTTAGATCCGCGATCCGTTGCTTATGTGACCTTGTCGGTTAAACCCAATCTGGAAAAATTGATGTACCTCAATGTTGCTAGCGCAAAATAGCTGATGATAATTTCTGGGTTGGTTATGGCTTAAAACGGCAAAACAAATTAAGCAACGTTGACTAATAACGGGTTAAGGATGATTCCATTAGTTTAGGTTTAGGTTAACTTTAAGTTGAAGAGCATTGAACGATATGTGTGCAGTAAATCATGCAACCTATGAGGACCAAGGGCACGCATCATGGCTTAG
This genomic window contains:
- a CDS encoding NADPH-dependent FMN reductase, which encodes MKFLVFLGTARDSTPPKPARLGVRVVEAILASLTSRYEKHEIELVDVLDYPLETIFKPHFAYPKSKAPHELDKLAQKISSADGFIMVSPEYNHSMSPALANLLNHFGSSLFSYKPSAIVTYSAGQWGGMRAAIGMRTYLSELGCLPVSAMIHVPKAQDIFSANGSPQAGVDQDSWFDYFDRTIKQLVWWAQAAREQRAIVDPHKLIGDFKTNPSQRNVS